Proteins found in one Mesorhizobium sp. CAU 1732 genomic segment:
- a CDS encoding alpha-hydroxy acid oxidase: MSASLTIADLKERARRRVPKMFFDYADSGAWTESTYRANEEDFSRIKLRQRVLVDMTNRSLESTMIGEKVSMPVALAPTGLTGMQHADGEMLAAQAAEEFGVPFTLSTMSICSIEDVASVTTKPFWFQLYVMRDRDFVMNLIDRAKAAGCSALVLTLDLQILGQRHKDLRNGLSAPPKFTPKHIWQMATRPAWCMGMLGTQRRSFRNIEGHAKGVTDLSSLGAWTAEQFDPRLSWKDVAWIKERWGGKLILKGILDAEDAKMAAQSGADAIIVSNHGGRQLDGAPSSISVLPEIVEAVGDTIEVHLDGGIRSGQDVLKALCLGAKGTYIGRPFLYGLGAGGKQGVTQALEIVRRELDVTMALCGKRTVADAGPDLIYTPPQERQARI, encoded by the coding sequence ATGAGCGCCAGCCTGACAATTGCCGATCTCAAGGAGCGCGCCCGCCGGCGTGTGCCGAAGATGTTCTTCGACTATGCCGATTCCGGCGCCTGGACCGAAAGCACCTACCGCGCCAACGAGGAAGACTTTTCCCGGATCAAGCTGCGCCAGCGGGTGCTGGTCGACATGACCAACCGCTCGCTCGAATCGACCATGATCGGCGAAAAGGTCTCGATGCCCGTCGCGCTCGCGCCAACGGGTCTCACGGGCATGCAGCATGCCGATGGCGAGATGCTGGCCGCACAGGCTGCCGAGGAATTCGGCGTGCCCTTCACGCTGTCCACCATGAGTATCTGCTCAATCGAGGACGTCGCCTCGGTGACGACGAAGCCGTTCTGGTTCCAGCTCTACGTCATGCGCGACCGCGACTTCGTGATGAACCTGATCGATCGCGCCAAGGCCGCCGGCTGCTCCGCGCTGGTGCTCACGCTCGACCTGCAGATCCTCGGCCAGCGCCACAAGGATCTGCGCAACGGCCTGTCGGCCCCGCCCAAATTCACGCCGAAGCACATCTGGCAGATGGCGACGCGGCCTGCCTGGTGCATGGGCATGCTGGGCACGCAGCGCCGCAGCTTCCGCAACATCGAAGGCCACGCCAAGGGCGTCACCGACCTCTCGTCACTCGGCGCATGGACAGCCGAGCAGTTCGACCCGCGCCTGTCGTGGAAGGACGTCGCCTGGATCAAGGAGCGCTGGGGCGGCAAGCTGATCCTGAAGGGTATTCTCGACGCCGAGGACGCGAAGATGGCCGCGCAGAGCGGCGCCGATGCGATCATCGTCTCCAACCATGGCGGCCGCCAGCTCGACGGCGCACCCTCCTCCATCTCGGTCCTTCCCGAGATCGTCGAGGCGGTCGGCGACACGATCGAGGTGCATCTCGACGGCGGCATCCGCTCGGGGCAGGACGTGCTCAAGGCGCTGTGCCTCGGCGCGAAGGGCACCTATATCGGGCGGCCGTTCCTCTACGGCCTGGGTGCCGGCGGCAAGCAAGGCGTCACACAGGCGCTGGAGATCGTCCGCCGCGAGCTCGACGTCACCATGGCGCTGTGCGGCAAGCGCACCGTCGCCGATGCCGGTCCCGATTTGATCTACACGCCACCCCAAGAGCGACAGGCCCGCATCTGA
- a CDS encoding (Fe-S)-binding protein translates to MTNSAPHINDTRPRVGLFVTCLVDLFRPSVGFAAVKLIEDAGCVVEVPVAQSCCGQPAERAGDLDDLRAIAETTIRAFEEFDYVVAPSGTCASVLKTQYAPLFSGNSMWEARAQAFSAKVHELVSFLVDVLGISAVEANVSGSVTYHDGCAGLTQLGVQTQPRLLLASVKGLRLKEMARADACCGLAGVSCAQAASRTAASEKTAQIREAGAGTLLSGDLGCLISIAGRLKREGSAIEVRHVAEVLAGMNDTPPIGGPSTRRDAKRA, encoded by the coding sequence ATGACCAACTCCGCTCCCCATATCAACGACACCCGGCCGCGCGTCGGACTCTTCGTCACCTGCCTGGTCGATCTCTTCCGGCCGAGCGTCGGCTTTGCCGCCGTCAAGCTGATCGAGGACGCAGGCTGCGTCGTGGAGGTTCCGGTCGCGCAATCCTGCTGCGGCCAGCCGGCCGAGCGCGCCGGCGACCTCGATGATCTGCGCGCGATCGCCGAAACGACCATCCGGGCCTTCGAGGAATTCGACTATGTCGTCGCCCCGTCCGGCACCTGCGCGTCGGTGCTGAAAACGCAGTATGCGCCACTCTTCTCCGGCAACTCCATGTGGGAAGCACGTGCGCAGGCCTTTTCGGCCAAGGTCCACGAACTGGTGAGTTTTCTGGTCGATGTCCTCGGCATCAGCGCCGTCGAGGCGAATGTCAGCGGCAGCGTCACCTATCATGATGGCTGCGCCGGCCTTACCCAGCTCGGCGTCCAGACCCAGCCGCGGCTGTTGCTGGCCAGCGTCAAAGGCCTTCGCCTGAAAGAGATGGCGCGGGCCGACGCCTGTTGCGGGCTCGCCGGCGTTTCGTGCGCGCAGGCCGCATCGCGCACGGCAGCCTCCGAAAAGACCGCGCAGATTCGCGAGGCAGGTGCGGGCACGCTCCTCTCCGGCGATCTCGGCTGCCTGATCTCGATCGCCGGCAGGCTTAAGCGCGAGGGTTCGGCCATCGAGGTGCGCCACGTCGCCGAAGTGCTGGCCGGCATGAACGATACGCCGCCGATCGGCGGACCATCCACGCGGCGCGACGCTAAGCGGGCCTGA
- a CDS encoding FCD domain-containing protein, which produces MNEIFSRIEHSRTADDVVGQVEMLILEGVVRVGDRLPGERELARQFDVSRPIVRDALKALEARGLVVTRPGGGTHVADVIGEVFAPPVMDLIGQNRKAAADYLEYRREVEGIAAELAARRATGDDRALLSAIMRRMEDAHARGDFEDEVAIDVEFHNAIGECAHNIVLLHTLRSCYRLLADGVFLSRSLIYAAPAAQDVLLAQHRAIYDAVVAGEPVRARQAARDHIDYVERAMNEAERSGEWQRVSRLRLRQRGGATAASA; this is translated from the coding sequence GTGAACGAGATCTTTTCCCGCATCGAGCATTCGCGAACGGCCGACGATGTCGTCGGCCAGGTCGAGATGCTCATTCTTGAAGGCGTGGTTCGCGTTGGCGACCGCCTGCCGGGCGAGCGTGAGCTTGCGCGCCAGTTCGACGTGTCGCGGCCGATCGTGCGCGATGCGTTGAAGGCGCTGGAGGCGCGCGGCCTCGTCGTGACGCGCCCCGGTGGCGGAACGCATGTCGCCGACGTCATCGGCGAGGTCTTCGCGCCCCCGGTGATGGATCTGATCGGCCAGAATCGCAAGGCCGCCGCCGACTATCTGGAATATCGCCGCGAGGTGGAGGGCATTGCCGCCGAACTCGCCGCGCGGCGCGCCACCGGCGACGACCGCGCGCTCCTGTCCGCCATCATGCGGCGCATGGAGGACGCGCACGCGCGCGGTGACTTCGAGGACGAGGTCGCGATCGACGTCGAGTTTCACAATGCGATCGGCGAATGCGCCCACAACATCGTTCTCCTGCACACGCTGCGCTCCTGCTATCGCCTGCTCGCCGACGGCGTGTTCCTCAGCCGCAGCCTGATCTATGCGGCACCCGCCGCGCAGGACGTGCTCCTGGCGCAGCATCGCGCGATCTACGACGCGGTCGTGGCCGGCGAACCCGTGCGTGCGCGGCAGGCGGCGCGCGATCACATCGACTATGTCGAGCGCGCCATGAACGAGGCCGAGCGCAGCGGCGAATGGCAGCGCGTGTCGCGCCTGCGGCTGCGCCAGCGTGGCGGCGCAACCGCTGCGTCGGCTTGA
- a CDS encoding FAD-linked oxidase C-terminal domain-containing protein has product MSGLTMPAPDRATLAKRDEIVADMRIIVPGEGVVDAEHSMRAFETDALTAYRQLPMVVVLPETTAQVSRILKYCSERNIRVVPRGSGTSLSGGALPLEDAVLLVMSRFNRILDIDFANRTVVAQPGVTNLGITNAVQEEGFYYAPDPSSQIACSIGGNVAENSGGVHCLKYGLTANNVLGIEMVLINGEVMRLGGKHLDAEGYDLLGLMTGSEGLLGVVTEVTVRILKKPETARAVLLGFPSSEEAGQCVADIIGAGIIPGGMEMMDRPAIRAAEDFVQVGYPLDVEALLIVELDGPGAEVDHLIAEVEAIAGRNGSTTCRISTSEEERMAFWAGRKAAFPAVGRISPDYLCMDGTIPRKELPKVLAGMRELSEKYGLRVANVFHAGDGNLHPLILYDANISDELERAEAFGADILRLCVKVGGVLTGEHGVGVEKRDLMPEMFNKADLDQQIRVKCAFDPDHLLNPGKVFPQLHRCAELGRMHIHRGKVAFPDIPRF; this is encoded by the coding sequence ATGTCCGGCCTGACCATGCCGGCCCCCGACCGGGCCACGCTCGCCAAGCGCGACGAGATCGTCGCGGACATGCGCATCATCGTGCCGGGCGAGGGCGTCGTCGATGCCGAACACTCGATGCGCGCCTTCGAGACCGACGCGCTGACGGCCTATCGTCAGCTTCCCATGGTCGTCGTGCTGCCGGAGACGACGGCGCAGGTCTCGCGCATTCTCAAATATTGCTCGGAGCGCAACATCCGGGTCGTGCCGCGCGGCTCCGGCACGTCGCTCTCGGGCGGCGCGCTGCCGCTGGAGGACGCCGTGTTGTTGGTGATGAGCCGGTTCAACCGCATCCTCGACATCGACTTCGCCAACCGCACCGTCGTCGCGCAGCCCGGCGTGACCAATCTCGGCATCACCAATGCCGTGCAGGAGGAGGGGTTCTATTATGCGCCCGATCCGTCCTCGCAGATCGCCTGCTCCATCGGCGGCAATGTCGCCGAGAATTCGGGCGGCGTGCACTGCCTGAAATACGGTCTCACGGCCAACAATGTGCTGGGCATCGAGATGGTGCTGATCAATGGCGAGGTGATGCGGCTCGGCGGCAAGCATCTCGACGCCGAAGGCTATGATCTGCTCGGCCTGATGACCGGTTCGGAAGGGCTGCTCGGCGTCGTGACCGAGGTGACCGTCCGCATCCTGAAGAAACCGGAGACGGCGCGCGCGGTGCTGCTCGGATTTCCGTCGAGCGAGGAGGCAGGCCAGTGCGTCGCCGACATCATCGGCGCGGGCATCATACCCGGCGGCATGGAGATGATGGATCGCCCCGCGATCCGCGCGGCCGAGGATTTCGTCCAGGTCGGCTATCCGCTCGATGTCGAGGCGCTGCTGATCGTCGAACTCGACGGCCCCGGTGCCGAGGTGGATCATCTGATCGCCGAGGTCGAGGCGATCGCCGGCCGCAACGGCTCCACCACCTGCCGCATCTCGACTTCCGAGGAGGAGCGCATGGCGTTCTGGGCCGGGCGCAAGGCGGCGTTCCCGGCGGTGGGACGTATCTCGCCCGACTATCTGTGCATGGACGGCACCATCCCGCGCAAGGAACTGCCCAAGGTGCTGGCCGGCATGCGCGAGCTGTCCGAGAAATACGGGCTGCGCGTGGCCAACGTCTTCCATGCGGGTGACGGCAACCTTCATCCGCTGATCCTCTACGACGCCAACATCTCCGACGAGCTCGAACGTGCCGAGGCCTTCGGGGCGGACATATTGCGGCTGTGCGTGAAGGTCGGCGGCGTGCTCACCGGCGAACATGGCGTGGGCGTCGAGAAGCGCGACCTGATGCCGGAAATGTTCAACAAGGCCGATCTCGACCAACAGATCCGCGTCAAATGCGCATTCGACCCCGACCATTTGCTGAATCCCGGAAAGGTGTTCCCGCAACTGCACCGCTGCGCGGAATTGGGCCGCATGCATATCCATCGCGGCAAGGTGGCGTTCCCGGACATTCCGAGGTTTTGA
- a CDS encoding DUF559 domain-containing protein produces MARAKPGTERGAQTSRRSPQAVARARDLRKGDNMAEAVLWMELKARRLGDYKFVRQMPFGPYFADFACRAKKLVVELDGSQHAESDYDRRRDEFMRAEGYSVLRFWSVDALKSMNSVCETILAALDGRLSEDVAATDLRFVYAKPKIRNDDDV; encoded by the coding sequence GTGGCCCGGGCGAAGCCCGGGACGGAGAGGGGGGCTCAAACGAGCCGCCGTTCCCCGCAAGCCGTTGCCCGAGCGCGTGACCTGCGTAAGGGCGACAACATGGCCGAGGCCGTCCTTTGGATGGAATTGAAAGCGAGACGGTTAGGCGATTACAAGTTCGTTCGGCAGATGCCGTTTGGGCCATACTTCGCGGATTTCGCATGTCGTGCGAAAAAGCTGGTCGTCGAACTCGATGGCAGCCAGCATGCGGAAAGTGACTATGACCGTCGCCGAGACGAATTCATGCGCGCTGAAGGATATTCGGTGCTGCGCTTCTGGAGTGTCGATGCGCTCAAATCGATGAACAGCGTCTGCGAGACGATACTCGCAGCGCTTGATGGCCGCTTGAGCGAGGACGTTGCAGCTACCGATTTGCGATTTGTCTATGCCAAGCCAAAAATCAGAAATGACGATGATGTGTGA
- a CDS encoding FAD-binding protein, with protein MTTFTPTSAEETLAAVEWAVSEEAPVEIVGHGSKRGIGRPAQIVHVIDLSKLTGVTLYEPEELVLSARAGTPLAEIEALLAEHGQEFAFEPMDYAPLLGGADGMTAKSGTIGGVLAANLSGPRRLKAGAARDHILGTHAVSGRGEMFKSGGRVVKNVTGYDLSKGMAGSWGTLAVVTDVTFKVLPAAQTEATLVLRGLSEEQAAHAMAIAMGSSGEVAGAAHLPESVTGRVLDGALKARGSTLLRLEGFGPSVAYRFDHLSALLAGHGVIERLEEAQSRALWREIRDCMPFADGTMRPVWRISMTPGKGHEMVMALRMQAAVDAFYDWQGGLIWLRMEGEPEADIVRALIAQFGGGHATLVRATPVVRASVPVFQPQTPALAGLSARLKEQFDPKGILNPGRMGI; from the coding sequence ATGACCACCTTCACCCCCACTTCCGCCGAAGAAACGCTGGCAGCCGTCGAATGGGCCGTCTCCGAAGAGGCGCCGGTCGAGATCGTCGGCCATGGCTCGAAGCGCGGCATCGGGCGCCCGGCACAGATCGTGCATGTGATCGACCTGTCGAAGCTGACCGGTGTCACGCTCTACGAGCCCGAGGAACTGGTGCTGTCGGCGCGGGCCGGAACGCCGCTCGCCGAGATCGAGGCCCTGCTTGCCGAGCATGGGCAGGAATTCGCCTTCGAGCCGATGGACTATGCACCGCTTCTGGGAGGCGCGGATGGCATGACGGCCAAGAGCGGAACGATCGGCGGGGTGCTGGCCGCCAATTTGTCCGGCCCACGTCGTCTCAAGGCCGGGGCGGCGCGTGACCATATTCTCGGCACCCACGCCGTGTCGGGACGGGGCGAAATGTTCAAGTCCGGCGGTCGCGTGGTGAAGAACGTAACCGGGTACGACCTCTCCAAGGGGATGGCCGGGTCATGGGGCACGCTGGCGGTCGTTACGGACGTCACGTTCAAAGTCCTGCCGGCAGCGCAGACCGAGGCGACGCTGGTGTTGCGCGGTCTGAGCGAGGAACAGGCGGCGCACGCGATGGCGATTGCGATGGGCTCGAGTGGCGAGGTGGCGGGTGCGGCGCACCTGCCGGAGAGCGTGACGGGCAGGGTGCTCGACGGCGCGCTGAAGGCCAGGGGATCGACCCTCCTGCGGCTTGAAGGTTTCGGGCCGTCAGTCGCCTATCGCTTCGACCATCTCTCGGCGCTGCTCGCCGGTCATGGCGTGATCGAACGGCTGGAGGAGGCGCAGTCGCGCGCACTCTGGCGCGAAATCCGCGACTGCATGCCGTTTGCCGACGGCACGATGCGTCCCGTCTGGCGTATCTCGATGACGCCCGGCAAGGGGCACGAAATGGTGATGGCGCTGAGAATGCAGGCAGCCGTCGATGCCTTCTACGACTGGCAGGGCGGGCTGATCTGGCTGCGCATGGAGGGGGAGCCGGAAGCGGACATCGTGCGCGCCCTCATCGCGCAGTTCGGCGGCGGCCACGCGACGCTGGTGCGCGCCACGCCGGTCGTCCGCGCATCCGTGCCGGTGTTCCAGCCGCAGACGCCGGCACTTGCGGGGCTGTCGGCGCGGCTGAAGGAGCAGTTCGATCCGAAAGGCATCCTCAATCCCGGCAGGATGGGCATCTGA
- the glcF gene encoding glycolate oxidase subunit GlcF, whose product MQTNFSLAQLADPHVAESEKILRACVHCGFCTATCPTYVTLGNELDSPRGRIYLIKDMLENGRPADEQIVTHIDRCLSCLSCMTTCPSGVNYMHLVDHARAHIEKTYRRPLLDRMTRAMLAAVLPYPGRFRAALQLARLGRPFAAVFDAVKPLKPLAAMLRLAPSSVPSKSAVSEPSSHAATGARRGRVAILTGCAQSVLDPAINEATISLLNRVGVEVVVPKGEGCCGALVHHMGREDAALDAARRNVDAWTAQIDAGGLDAIVITASGCGTTIKDYGFMLRLDAAYAEKAARVSALARDVTEYLSTIDLPQPSIEPGLTVAYHSACSMQHGQKIVRQPKALLARAGFVVKEPREGHLCCGSAGTYNILQPEISAKLRDRKVKNIEATGAALVATGNIGCMTQIGSGSTLPVIHTVQLLDWAYGGARPKGVPERAVVLDAAE is encoded by the coding sequence ATGCAGACCAACTTTTCCCTCGCCCAGCTTGCCGACCCGCATGTCGCGGAATCGGAGAAGATTCTGCGCGCTTGCGTGCATTGCGGGTTCTGTACGGCCACGTGCCCGACATACGTCACACTCGGCAACGAGCTCGACAGCCCGCGCGGGCGGATCTACCTGATCAAGGACATGCTGGAGAATGGCAGGCCGGCGGACGAGCAGATCGTCACGCATATCGACCGCTGCCTGTCGTGCCTGTCCTGTATGACCACGTGTCCGTCCGGCGTGAACTACATGCATCTCGTGGATCACGCGCGGGCGCATATCGAGAAGACCTACAGGCGGCCGCTGCTCGACCGGATGACGCGTGCCATGCTGGCGGCCGTGCTGCCCTATCCGGGACGGTTTCGCGCGGCGTTGCAGCTTGCGCGTCTTGGCCGGCCCTTTGCGGCTGTGTTCGATGCGGTGAAGCCGCTCAAACCGCTGGCGGCAATGCTGCGGCTGGCGCCGTCGAGCGTCCCATCGAAGTCTGCGGTTTCGGAGCCTTCCAGCCATGCCGCGACAGGCGCGCGGCGCGGCCGCGTCGCGATCCTCACCGGCTGCGCGCAATCGGTTCTTGATCCCGCCATCAACGAAGCGACCATCTCGCTGCTCAATCGCGTGGGCGTCGAGGTCGTGGTGCCGAAGGGTGAGGGGTGCTGCGGCGCGCTGGTGCATCATATGGGGCGCGAGGACGCGGCACTCGACGCAGCGCGGCGAAACGTCGATGCGTGGACGGCGCAGATCGATGCCGGCGGCCTCGATGCGATCGTGATCACCGCGTCCGGCTGCGGCACGACGATCAAGGATTACGGTTTCATGCTGAGGCTGGACGCGGCTTATGCCGAAAAAGCGGCGCGTGTGTCGGCGCTCGCCAGGGACGTCACCGAATACCTTTCGACCATCGATCTGCCGCAACCCTCGATCGAGCCGGGCTTGACGGTCGCCTATCATTCCGCTTGCTCGATGCAGCATGGGCAGAAGATCGTGCGCCAGCCGAAGGCGCTTCTGGCACGCGCGGGGTTCGTCGTGAAGGAACCGCGCGAGGGTCATCTGTGCTGCGGCTCGGCCGGCACCTACAACATCCTGCAGCCGGAAATCTCGGCGAAGCTGCGAGACCGGAAAGTGAAGAACATCGAGGCGACGGGCGCGGCTTTGGTCGCGACCGGCAATATCGGCTGCATGACGCAGATCGGCTCCGGCTCGACGCTGCCCGTGATCCACACGGTGCAACTGCTCGACTGGGCCTATGGCGGTGCGCGGCCGAAGGGTGTTCCGGAGAGGGCCGTCGTTCTGGATGCTGCGGAATAG
- a CDS encoding type II toxin-antitoxin system HicA family toxin: MNSKHKKTLALVFRDPISGTIEWADIEGLLLATESRLIEGSGSRVRFEKDGVVGTFHRPHPAKEAKRYQVKDAREFLIQIGVKP, from the coding sequence ATGAACAGCAAGCATAAGAAGACTTTGGCTCTTGTGTTCAGAGATCCGATTTCGGGCACCATCGAATGGGCCGATATCGAAGGTCTGCTGCTCGCGACAGAGTCTCGCCTGATCGAAGGCAGCGGTTCGCGTGTGCGTTTCGAGAAGGACGGTGTCGTGGGCACCTTCCACCGTCCGCATCCTGCAAAGGAGGCGAAGCGCTATCAGGTCAAGGATGCTCGCGAGTTCCTGATCCAGATTGGAGTGAAGCCATGA
- a CDS encoding type II toxin-antitoxin system HicB family antitoxin, which translates to MNTMSYKGYSATVAFDEDDEIFVGRIAGITDVVGFHAESVAELKAAFHEAVDDYAETCAKVGKEPQKPYSGKVMFRVKPETHRKAALAAELSGKSLNQWAEEALEAAANSR; encoded by the coding sequence ATGAATACGATGAGCTATAAGGGATATTCCGCAACGGTTGCGTTTGACGAGGACGATGAAATCTTCGTCGGGCGGATCGCGGGTATTACGGATGTCGTCGGCTTCCACGCCGAGAGCGTGGCGGAACTCAAGGCGGCATTCCACGAAGCGGTCGATGACTATGCCGAGACCTGCGCCAAGGTCGGCAAGGAACCTCAAAAACCCTATTCAGGCAAAGTGATGTTTCGGGTGAAGCCTGAAACGCATCGCAAGGCGGCATTGGCGGCGGAACTCTCCGGCAAGAGCCTGAACCAATGGGCCGAAGAAGCGCTTGAGGCAGCCGCGAATAGCCGCTGA
- a CDS encoding bile acid:sodium symporter family protein translates to MDSLITVFLPLALAIIMFSLGLGLTVDDFRRVVLKPKAFAVGAVAQLILIPLVAYILAIAFRLPPELAVGMMILSLCPGGVTANLLTKLAGGEVALSISLTGVISLVAVFTVPIMVVVFADHFMGLDAPAVNVTALGVSMFLITFVPVVLGLVIRRFAEGFALSLDAVVSKIAVVLFVIVVLGALAANWRIFLDNLGLLGPGLVVLNIALLAIGLGLARLFNLTRAEGKAIAIETGIQNATLGITVGSLIVEQASALPPFSLPSAVYGITMYLVSIPVGLWLRRRA, encoded by the coding sequence ATGGACAGCCTGATTACTGTATTTCTGCCGCTTGCGCTGGCGATCATCATGTTCTCCCTCGGGCTCGGCCTGACGGTCGACGACTTCCGGCGCGTCGTGCTCAAGCCGAAGGCCTTTGCCGTCGGCGCGGTGGCACAGCTCATCCTCATTCCGCTCGTCGCCTACATCCTCGCGATCGCCTTCCGCCTTCCTCCGGAACTCGCGGTCGGCATGATGATCCTCTCGCTCTGCCCCGGCGGGGTGACCGCCAATCTCCTCACCAAGCTGGCGGGCGGCGAAGTGGCACTGTCGATCTCGCTCACCGGCGTCATCAGCCTCGTCGCGGTGTTTACGGTTCCGATCATGGTCGTCGTCTTTGCCGATCACTTCATGGGTCTCGACGCGCCCGCCGTGAACGTGACCGCGCTCGGCGTATCGATGTTCCTGATCACCTTCGTCCCGGTCGTGCTCGGCCTCGTGATAAGGCGCTTCGCGGAAGGTTTTGCCCTATCGCTCGACGCCGTCGTGTCGAAGATCGCCGTGGTGTTGTTCGTGATCGTGGTGCTCGGCGCGCTCGCAGCCAACTGGCGCATCTTCCTGGACAATCTCGGCCTGCTCGGCCCCGGCCTCGTCGTTCTCAACATCGCCTTGCTGGCGATCGGCCTCGGCCTCGCGCGATTGTTCAACCTGACGCGCGCCGAAGGCAAGGCCATCGCCATCGAAACCGGCATCCAGAACGCCACGCTCGGCATCACGGTGGGCTCGCTCATCGTCGAGCAGGCAAGCGCCCTGCCGCCCTTCAGCCTCCCGTCAGCCGTCTACGGCATCACGATGTATCTGGTGTCGATCCCCGTCGGGCTGTGGCTGCGGCGGAGGGCTTGA
- a CDS encoding L,D-transpeptidase → MKLRLSLFVSVATVLLGASAASAQQRYHEAPPLVVSPDLSAPWVMQLQRAPVGQRQQHGQLPGVTMGLAPEPVARARARVTPAPVYRERQPDAVQTAAVPSAPRDAAPRVDPKFLPQMVAYDGGHKPGTIVIDTRENFLYLVESDGQARRYGVGTGKPGFEWAGTHKVTRKAEWPDWRPPAEMIAREKKKGRHLPVHMAGGPENPLGARALYLGSTLYRIHGTNQPWTIGGAVSSGCIRMRNEDVMDLYERVKVGTSVIVI, encoded by the coding sequence ATGAAGCTTCGTCTGTCCCTGTTTGTTTCCGTCGCGACTGTCCTTCTCGGCGCCTCGGCCGCCAGCGCCCAGCAGCGCTATCACGAGGCCCCGCCTCTGGTGGTGAGCCCGGACCTGTCCGCGCCGTGGGTCATGCAGTTGCAGCGCGCGCCCGTCGGCCAGAGGCAGCAGCACGGCCAATTGCCCGGCGTCACGATGGGCCTCGCGCCCGAGCCGGTTGCCCGGGCCCGCGCGCGCGTCACGCCCGCACCCGTCTATCGCGAGCGCCAGCCCGACGCGGTGCAGACCGCTGCCGTGCCGAGCGCGCCGCGCGATGCAGCCCCTCGGGTGGACCCGAAATTCCTGCCGCAGATGGTCGCCTATGATGGCGGCCACAAGCCCGGCACGATCGTCATCGATACGCGCGAGAATTTCCTCTATCTCGTGGAAAGCGATGGTCAGGCGCGGCGTTACGGCGTCGGCACGGGTAAGCCCGGTTTCGAATGGGCCGGCACGCACAAGGTGACTCGCAAGGCGGAGTGGCCGGATTGGCGTCCGCCCGCAGAGATGATCGCGCGCGAGAAGAAGAAGGGCCGGCACCTTCCCGTCCACATGGCGGGCGGACCCGAAAACCCGCTCGGCGCACGCGCGCTCTATCTTGGTTCGACGCTTTATCGTATCCACGGTACCAACCAGCCCTGGACGATCGGCGGCGCCGTGTCGTCCGGCTGCATCAGGATGCGCAACGAGGACGTCATGGACCTCTACGAGCGCGTCAAGGTCGGGACCAGCGTGATCGTGATCTAG
- a CDS encoding DNA-3-methyladenine glycosylase I, whose product MMSETDGLIRGDDDVLRCAWHGNLPDYRHYHDTEWGRPVADDIRLFEKLCLEGFQSGLSWLTILRKRENFRAAFSGFDFRRLAETDPAPAIEEHLQNAGIIRHRGKIASVYNNAKRAVDLASEHGSLAAYFWSFEPTPDQRPARVDLAMIRANPTTETSTRISKDLKKRGWSFVGPTTVYAFMQAMGLVNDHIEGCVCRAEIERLRAGFKRPA is encoded by the coding sequence TTGATGAGTGAAACAGACGGATTGATCCGCGGCGACGACGATGTCCTGCGCTGCGCATGGCACGGCAACCTGCCCGACTATCGGCACTATCACGACACCGAATGGGGCAGGCCCGTCGCCGACGACATCAGGCTTTTCGAAAAGCTCTGCCTTGAAGGGTTTCAGTCGGGTCTCTCGTGGCTCACGATCCTGCGCAAGCGCGAGAATTTTCGCGCCGCGTTTTCCGGTTTCGACTTTCGCCGGCTCGCGGAGACCGATCCGGCGCCCGCAATCGAAGAGCATCTCCAGAACGCCGGCATCATCCGTCATCGCGGCAAGATCGCCTCGGTGTACAACAATGCCAAGCGGGCGGTGGACCTCGCCAGCGAGCATGGATCGCTGGCGGCCTATTTCTGGTCGTTCGAGCCCACGCCGGATCAGCGGCCCGCGCGCGTCGACCTCGCGATGATCCGTGCCAATCCGACCACCGAGACCTCGACGCGCATCTCCAAGGACCTGAAGAAGCGTGGCTGGTCGTTCGTCGGGCCGACGACGGTCTATGCGTTCATGCAGGCGATGGGGCTCGTCAACGACCATATCGAGGGCTGCGTCTGCCGCGCCGAGATCGAACGCCTTCGGGCAGGCTTCAAGCGTCCCGCCTGA